In one Myripristis murdjan chromosome 5, fMyrMur1.1, whole genome shotgun sequence genomic region, the following are encoded:
- the rpl29 gene encoding large ribosomal subunit protein eL29: MAKSKNHTTHNQSRKAHRNGIKKPRFHRYESLKGVDPKFLRNMRFAKKHNKKGLKAARKAAAAAAVAPAAPK; the protein is encoded by the exons ATGGCTAAGTCAAAGAACCACACTACCCACAACCAGT CTCGTAAGGCCCACAGGAATGGCATCAAGAAGCCCAGGTTTCACCGCTATGAGTCTTTGAAGGGG GTGgaccccaagttcctgaggaaCATGCGCTTTGCCAAGAAGCACAACAAGAAGGGCTTGAAGGCAGCAAGGAaggcagcggcggcagcagctGTTGCACCTGCTGCACCTAAATAG